Proteins from a genomic interval of Pseudomonas paeninsulae:
- the plsB gene encoding glycerol-3-phosphate 1-O-acyltransferase PlsB codes for MTRSPFRRLVFGTLRRLLYLWVRSETINQSAFTLKLDRSKPVFYVLQLPSLSDLAVVDTECRKAGLPRPILPVAVGDLLEPAAFFYLTPEPDWLGRQDKRGIAPTLQRLISALSQHAVDDAQIIPVSVFWGQSPDRETSAWKLLFADSWAVTGRLRRLVSILILGRKTRVQFSTPIHLRELVEQDKGHERTLRMVQRILRVHFRNQKAAVIGPDVSHRRNLVKGLVHGPQVRQAIIEEAEREGISLEKAESQALRYGNEIASDYTYTVIRFLELLLSWFWNKIYDGIKVNHIEGVQEVAQGHEVIYVPCHRSHIDYLLLSYLLFRNGLTPPHIAAGINLNMPIIGGLLRRGGAFFMRRTFKGNPLYTAVFNEYLHSLFSKGFPVEYFVEGGRSRTGRMLQPKTGMLAITMRSFLRSHRLPVVFVPVYVGYERVLEGRTYLGELRGASKKKESIFDIFKVIGALKQRFGQVWVNFGEPIKLAEFLDQQQPDWRSQDLAPHYRPSWLNEATSKLGQRVAQHLNEAAAINPVNLVALALLSTSKLALDEPALARVLDLYLALLRRVPYSPHCTLPEGDGQALIEYVQAMGLLAEQRDALGKILYLDEHNAVLMTYYRNNVLHIFALPALLTSFFQSSARISREQILRYTRALYPYLQAELFMRWNLDELDAVVDQWLAAFVEQGLLTFEADVYVRPVPSSRHFVLLTLLSRTIAQTLQRFYMATALLLNAGQHAISAEELEDLCTVMAQRLSILHGLNAPEFFDKSLFRHFIQTLLDQSVLRQDPAGKLSHHPLLNELAEGAAKRVLPAEIRLSIRQVAMDSSEDVPEPV; via the coding sequence ATGACCCGCTCCCCGTTTCGCCGCCTCGTGTTCGGTACCCTGCGCCGCCTGCTGTACCTCTGGGTGCGTTCGGAAACCATCAACCAGTCGGCCTTCACCCTCAAGCTCGACCGCAGCAAGCCAGTGTTCTATGTGCTGCAACTGCCGTCCTTGAGCGATCTGGCGGTGGTCGATACGGAATGTCGCAAGGCCGGCCTGCCGCGCCCGATATTGCCGGTCGCGGTGGGCGATCTGCTGGAGCCGGCGGCGTTCTTCTACTTGACCCCGGAGCCGGACTGGCTCGGCCGCCAGGACAAGCGCGGCATTGCGCCGACCCTGCAACGCCTGATCAGCGCCCTTAGCCAGCATGCCGTGGACGATGCCCAGATCATCCCGGTCAGCGTGTTCTGGGGCCAGTCGCCGGATCGGGAAACCAGCGCCTGGAAGCTGCTGTTCGCCGACAGCTGGGCGGTCACCGGGCGTCTGCGCCGGTTGGTGAGCATCCTGATTCTGGGGCGCAAGACCCGCGTACAGTTCTCCACGCCGATTCACCTGCGCGAGCTGGTCGAGCAGGACAAGGGCCACGAGCGCACCCTGCGCATGGTTCAGCGCATCCTGCGCGTACACTTTCGCAACCAGAAGGCCGCGGTCATCGGCCCGGACGTGTCGCACCGGCGCAACCTGGTCAAGGGTCTGGTGCACGGCCCGCAGGTTCGCCAGGCGATCATCGAGGAAGCCGAGCGTGAAGGTATCAGCCTTGAAAAAGCCGAAAGCCAGGCCCTGCGTTACGGCAACGAAATCGCCTCGGACTACACCTACACGGTGATCCGCTTCCTCGAACTGCTGCTCAGCTGGTTCTGGAACAAGATCTACGACGGCATCAAGGTCAATCACATCGAAGGCGTACAGGAGGTCGCCCAGGGTCACGAGGTAATCTACGTACCCTGCCACCGCAGCCATATCGACTACCTGCTGCTGTCCTACCTGCTGTTTCGCAACGGCTTGACCCCGCCGCATATCGCCGCCGGGATCAACCTCAACATGCCGATCATCGGCGGCCTGCTACGCCGTGGCGGCGCCTTCTTTATGCGCCGCACCTTCAAGGGCAACCCGCTGTACACCGCGGTGTTCAACGAATACCTGCACAGCCTGTTCAGCAAGGGCTTCCCGGTCGAGTACTTCGTCGAAGGCGGCCGCTCGCGCACCGGCCGCATGCTCCAGCCGAAGACCGGCATGCTCGCCATCACGATGCGTAGCTTCCTGCGCAGCCACCGCCTGCCGGTGGTGTTCGTGCCGGTGTATGTCGGCTACGAACGGGTGCTGGAAGGCCGCACCTACCTGGGCGAGCTGCGCGGCGCGAGCAAGAAGAAGGAGTCGATCTTCGATATCTTCAAGGTCATAGGCGCGCTCAAGCAGCGCTTCGGCCAGGTCTGGGTGAATTTCGGCGAGCCAATCAAGCTGGCCGAGTTCCTCGACCAGCAACAACCGGACTGGCGCAGCCAGGACCTCGCACCGCATTACCGGCCAAGCTGGCTGAACGAGGCCACCAGCAAGCTCGGCCAACGCGTGGCGCAACACCTCAACGAAGCGGCGGCGATCAACCCGGTCAACCTGGTGGCCCTGGCGCTGCTGTCCACCAGCAAGCTGGCCCTCGACGAACCCGCCTTGGCGCGGGTGCTGGATCTCTACCTGGCGCTGCTACGCCGCGTACCCTACTCGCCGCACTGCACCCTGCCGGAGGGCGACGGCCAAGCGCTGATCGAGTACGTGCAGGCCATGGGCCTGTTGGCCGAACAGCGCGATGCGCTGGGCAAGATCCTCTATCTAGACGAGCACAACGCCGTCCTGATGACCTACTACCGCAACAATGTGCTGCACATTTTCGCCCTACCCGCGCTGCTGACCAGCTTCTTCCAGAGCAGCGCGCGGATCAGCCGCGAACAGATCCTGCGCTATACCCGCGCGCTCTACCCTTACCTGCAAGCCGAGTTGTTCATGCGCTGGAACCTGGACGAGTTGGACGCCGTGGTCGACCAATGGCTGGCCGCCTTCGTCGAGCAGGGCCTGCTCACCTTCGAGGCCGACGTCTATGTACGCCCGGTTCCCAGCTCGCGGCATTTCGTCCTGCTAACCCTGCTCTCGCGCACCATCGCCCAGACCCTGCAGCGTTTCTACATGGCCACCGCCCTGCTGCTCAATGCCGGCCAGCACGCGATCAGCGCCGAGGAACTGGAAGACCTGTGTACCGTGATGGCCCAGCGCCTGTCGATCCTGCATGGCCTCAACGCCCCGGAATTCTTCGACAAGAGCCTGTTCCGCCACTTCATTCAGACCCTGCTCGACCAGAGCGTGCTGCGCCAGGACCCGGCCGGCAAACTCAGCCACCACCCGTTGCTCAACGAACTCGCCGAAGGCGCCGCCAAGCGCGTGCTACCGGCAGAGATTCGCCTGTCGATCCGTCAGGTGGCCATGGACAGCAGCGAGGATGTGCCGGAGCCGGTTTAA